A single genomic interval of Orcinus orca chromosome 19, mOrcOrc1.1, whole genome shotgun sequence harbors:
- the DUS1L gene encoding tRNA-dihydrouridine(16/17) synthase [NAD(P)(+)]-like isoform X1 translates to MPKLQGFEFWSCTLGGARHVVAPMVDQSELAWRLLSRRHGAQLCYTPMLHAQVFIRDANYRKENLYCDVCPEDRPLIVQFCANDPEVFVQAALLAQDYCDAIDLNLGCPQMIAKRGHYGAFLQEEWDLLQRMILLAHEKLSVPVTCKIRVFPEIDKTVRYAQMLEKAGCQLLTVHGRTKEQKGPLSGTASWEHIKAVRKAVAIPVFANGNIQCLRDVERCIQDTGVQGVMSAEGNLHNPALFEGRSPAVWELAEEYLDIVQQHPCPLSYVRAHLFKLWHHTLQVHQQLREELAKVKTLEGIAAVSQELKLRCQEDISRQKEGEKPSGGLPFFHWICQPYFRPGPRDGSRESGGARSKRALEEEEGSTDVLSKNKQKKKLRNPHKTFDPSLKPKYAKCDQCGNPKGNRCVFNLCRGCCKKRAFKETADCPGHGLLFKTKLEKSLAWKGAQPRLQEPQQARPGEPGGFPEVMGSALA, encoded by the exons ATGCCAAAGCTGCAGGGCTTCGAGTTCTGGAGCTGTACCCTGGGGGGGGCCCGCCACGTGGTGGCCCCCATGGTGGACCAAAGCGAGCTGGCCTGGAGGCTGCTGAGCCGCCGCCACGGGGCCCAGCTGTGCTACACACCCATGCTGCACGCCCAGGTCTTCATTCGAGATGCCAACTACCGCAAGGAGAACCTGTACTGCGACGTGTGCCCCGAGGACCGGCCTCTCATTGTGCAG TTCTGTGCCAACGACCCGGAGGTGTTTGTGCAGGCAGCTCTCCTGGCTCAGGACTACTGCGATGCCATCGACCTGAATCTGGGCTGCCCGCAGATGATAGCCAAGCGAG GTCACTATGGCGCCTTCCTGCAGGAGGAGTGGGACCTCCTCCAAAGAATGA TTCTGCTAGCCCACGAAAAACTTTCTGTCCCTGTCACATGCAAGATCCGTGTCTTCCCAGAGATTGACAAGACCGTAAGGTACGCCCAGATGCTGGAAAAGGCTGGCTGCCAG TTGCTGACTGTCCACGGGCGCACCAAGGAGCAGAAGGGGCCCTTGTCGGGCACCGCGTCCTGGGAGCACATCAAGGCTGTGCG GAAGGCAGTGGCCATCCCCGTGTTTGCCAATGGGAACATCCAGTGCCTGCGGGACGTGGAACGCTGCATCCAGGACACGGGGGTGCAAGGGGTCATGAGTGCAG AGGGAAACCTGCACAACCCTGCCCTGTTCGAGGGCCGCAGTCCTGCCGTGTGGGAGCTGGCCGAGGAGTACCTGGACATCGTGCAGCAGCACCCCTGCCCTCTGTCCTACGTCCGGGCCCACCTCTTTAAGCTGTGGCACCACAC GCTGCAGGTGCATCAGCAGCTTCGAGAGGAGCTCGCCAAAGTGAAGACCCTGGAGGGCATTGCCGCAGTGAGCCAGGAGCTGAAGCTGCGGTGTCAG GAGGATATATCCaggcagaaggagggagagaagcctTCAGGCGGCTTGCCTTTCTTCCACTGGATCTGCCAGCCCTACTTCCGGCCAGG GCCCAGGGACGGGAGCAGGGAGAGCGGGGGTGCCCGTAGCAAGCgggccctggaggaggaggagggcagtACAGACGTCTTGTCCAAGAACaagcagaagaagaaactgaggaacCCCCATAAGACCTTCGACCCCTCGCTGAAGC CAAAATATGCAAAGTGTGATCAGTGTGGAAACCCAAAG GGCAACAGATGTGTGTTTAACCTGTGCCGGGGCTGCTGCAAGAAGCGAGCTTTCAAAGAGACGGCTGACTGTCCAG GTCATGGACTGCTTTTTAAAACCAAACTGGAGAAGTCTCTGGCCTGGAAGGGGGCCCAGCCGCGGCTGCAGGAACCACAGCAGGCCAGGCCTGGAGAACCAGGTGGCTTCCCGGAGGTCATGGGCAGTGCCCTGGCCTGA
- the DUS1L gene encoding tRNA-dihydrouridine(16/17) synthase [NAD(P)(+)]-like isoform X2, which produces MPKLQGFEFWSCTLGGARHVVAPMVDQSELAWRLLSRRHGAQLCYTPMLHAQVFIRDANYRKENLYCDVCPEDRPLIVQFCANDPEVFVQAALLAQDYCDAIDLNLGCPQMIAKRGHYGAFLQEEWDLLQRMKIDKTVRYAQMLEKAGCQLLTVHGRTKEQKGPLSGTASWEHIKAVRKAVAIPVFANGNIQCLRDVERCIQDTGVQGVMSAEGNLHNPALFEGRSPAVWELAEEYLDIVQQHPCPLSYVRAHLFKLWHHTLQVHQQLREELAKVKTLEGIAAVSQELKLRCQEDISRQKEGEKPSGGLPFFHWICQPYFRPGPRDGSRESGGARSKRALEEEEGSTDVLSKNKQKKKLRNPHKTFDPSLKPKYAKCDQCGNPKGNRCVFNLCRGCCKKRAFKETADCPGHGLLFKTKLEKSLAWKGAQPRLQEPQQARPGEPGGFPEVMGSALA; this is translated from the exons ATGCCAAAGCTGCAGGGCTTCGAGTTCTGGAGCTGTACCCTGGGGGGGGCCCGCCACGTGGTGGCCCCCATGGTGGACCAAAGCGAGCTGGCCTGGAGGCTGCTGAGCCGCCGCCACGGGGCCCAGCTGTGCTACACACCCATGCTGCACGCCCAGGTCTTCATTCGAGATGCCAACTACCGCAAGGAGAACCTGTACTGCGACGTGTGCCCCGAGGACCGGCCTCTCATTGTGCAG TTCTGTGCCAACGACCCGGAGGTGTTTGTGCAGGCAGCTCTCCTGGCTCAGGACTACTGCGATGCCATCGACCTGAATCTGGGCTGCCCGCAGATGATAGCCAAGCGAG GTCACTATGGCGCCTTCCTGCAGGAGGAGTGGGACCTCCTCCAAAGAATGA AGATTGACAAGACCGTAAGGTACGCCCAGATGCTGGAAAAGGCTGGCTGCCAG TTGCTGACTGTCCACGGGCGCACCAAGGAGCAGAAGGGGCCCTTGTCGGGCACCGCGTCCTGGGAGCACATCAAGGCTGTGCG GAAGGCAGTGGCCATCCCCGTGTTTGCCAATGGGAACATCCAGTGCCTGCGGGACGTGGAACGCTGCATCCAGGACACGGGGGTGCAAGGGGTCATGAGTGCAG AGGGAAACCTGCACAACCCTGCCCTGTTCGAGGGCCGCAGTCCTGCCGTGTGGGAGCTGGCCGAGGAGTACCTGGACATCGTGCAGCAGCACCCCTGCCCTCTGTCCTACGTCCGGGCCCACCTCTTTAAGCTGTGGCACCACAC GCTGCAGGTGCATCAGCAGCTTCGAGAGGAGCTCGCCAAAGTGAAGACCCTGGAGGGCATTGCCGCAGTGAGCCAGGAGCTGAAGCTGCGGTGTCAG GAGGATATATCCaggcagaaggagggagagaagcctTCAGGCGGCTTGCCTTTCTTCCACTGGATCTGCCAGCCCTACTTCCGGCCAGG GCCCAGGGACGGGAGCAGGGAGAGCGGGGGTGCCCGTAGCAAGCgggccctggaggaggaggagggcagtACAGACGTCTTGTCCAAGAACaagcagaagaagaaactgaggaacCCCCATAAGACCTTCGACCCCTCGCTGAAGC CAAAATATGCAAAGTGTGATCAGTGTGGAAACCCAAAG GGCAACAGATGTGTGTTTAACCTGTGCCGGGGCTGCTGCAAGAAGCGAGCTTTCAAAGAGACGGCTGACTGTCCAG GTCATGGACTGCTTTTTAAAACCAAACTGGAGAAGTCTCTGGCCTGGAAGGGGGCCCAGCCGCGGCTGCAGGAACCACAGCAGGCCAGGCCTGGAGAACCAGGTGGCTTCCCGGAGGTCATGGGCAGTGCCCTGGCCTGA
- the DUS1L gene encoding tRNA-dihydrouridine(16/17) synthase [NAD(P)(+)]-like isoform X3 — protein MPKLQGFEFWSCTLGGARHVVAPMVDQSELAWRLLSRRHGAQLCYTPMLHAQVFIRDANYRKENLYCDVCPEDRPLIVQFCANDPEVFVQAALLAQDYCDAIDLNLGCPQMIAKREIDKTVRYAQMLEKAGCQLLTVHGRTKEQKGPLSGTASWEHIKAVRKAVAIPVFANGNIQCLRDVERCIQDTGVQGVMSAEGNLHNPALFEGRSPAVWELAEEYLDIVQQHPCPLSYVRAHLFKLWHHTLQVHQQLREELAKVKTLEGIAAVSQELKLRCQEDISRQKEGEKPSGGLPFFHWICQPYFRPGPRDGSRESGGARSKRALEEEEGSTDVLSKNKQKKKLRNPHKTFDPSLKPKYAKCDQCGNPKGNRCVFNLCRGCCKKRAFKETADCPGHGLLFKTKLEKSLAWKGAQPRLQEPQQARPGEPGGFPEVMGSALA, from the exons ATGCCAAAGCTGCAGGGCTTCGAGTTCTGGAGCTGTACCCTGGGGGGGGCCCGCCACGTGGTGGCCCCCATGGTGGACCAAAGCGAGCTGGCCTGGAGGCTGCTGAGCCGCCGCCACGGGGCCCAGCTGTGCTACACACCCATGCTGCACGCCCAGGTCTTCATTCGAGATGCCAACTACCGCAAGGAGAACCTGTACTGCGACGTGTGCCCCGAGGACCGGCCTCTCATTGTGCAG TTCTGTGCCAACGACCCGGAGGTGTTTGTGCAGGCAGCTCTCCTGGCTCAGGACTACTGCGATGCCATCGACCTGAATCTGGGCTGCCCGCAGATGATAGCCAAGCGAG AGATTGACAAGACCGTAAGGTACGCCCAGATGCTGGAAAAGGCTGGCTGCCAG TTGCTGACTGTCCACGGGCGCACCAAGGAGCAGAAGGGGCCCTTGTCGGGCACCGCGTCCTGGGAGCACATCAAGGCTGTGCG GAAGGCAGTGGCCATCCCCGTGTTTGCCAATGGGAACATCCAGTGCCTGCGGGACGTGGAACGCTGCATCCAGGACACGGGGGTGCAAGGGGTCATGAGTGCAG AGGGAAACCTGCACAACCCTGCCCTGTTCGAGGGCCGCAGTCCTGCCGTGTGGGAGCTGGCCGAGGAGTACCTGGACATCGTGCAGCAGCACCCCTGCCCTCTGTCCTACGTCCGGGCCCACCTCTTTAAGCTGTGGCACCACAC GCTGCAGGTGCATCAGCAGCTTCGAGAGGAGCTCGCCAAAGTGAAGACCCTGGAGGGCATTGCCGCAGTGAGCCAGGAGCTGAAGCTGCGGTGTCAG GAGGATATATCCaggcagaaggagggagagaagcctTCAGGCGGCTTGCCTTTCTTCCACTGGATCTGCCAGCCCTACTTCCGGCCAGG GCCCAGGGACGGGAGCAGGGAGAGCGGGGGTGCCCGTAGCAAGCgggccctggaggaggaggagggcagtACAGACGTCTTGTCCAAGAACaagcagaagaagaaactgaggaacCCCCATAAGACCTTCGACCCCTCGCTGAAGC CAAAATATGCAAAGTGTGATCAGTGTGGAAACCCAAAG GGCAACAGATGTGTGTTTAACCTGTGCCGGGGCTGCTGCAAGAAGCGAGCTTTCAAAGAGACGGCTGACTGTCCAG GTCATGGACTGCTTTTTAAAACCAAACTGGAGAAGTCTCTGGCCTGGAAGGGGGCCCAGCCGCGGCTGCAGGAACCACAGCAGGCCAGGCCTGGAGAACCAGGTGGCTTCCCGGAGGTCATGGGCAGTGCCCTGGCCTGA